A segment of the Synechococcus sp. CBW1002 genome:
CGTCGTCGAGCCAGGCCGTGATCTCCAGGCACTCCGGCAGGCTGGCGCGCTCGGCGATCAGGCTGTGATACCGCGTGGCGGTGAGGGGATCAGGCAGGCCGGCGAACACCCCTTCGCCGCCATGGCGCACCGGAGAGGTCTTGCCGTGCATCAGCTCCGCCGCCCGCACCACTCGCCCTCCATACACCTGGGCAATGGCCTGGTGGCCCAGGCACACCCCCAGGGTGGGCACGGTGGGGCTGAGCTGCCGCAACACCTCCAGGCACACACCCGACTGATCTGGATCGCCCGGGCCGGGGGAGATCAGAATCGCGGCTGGGGCGAGTTCCCGGATCTGCTCCAGGCCGAGGGCATCGT
Coding sequences within it:
- a CDS encoding aminodeoxychorismate/anthranilate synthase component II, giving the protein MLLVLDNYDSFTFNLVQYLGELATDHPLAAELRVERNDALGLEQIRELAPAAILISPGPGDPDQSGVCLEVLRQLSPTVPTLGVCLGHQAIAQVYGGRVVRAAELMHGKTSPVRHGGEGVFAGLPDPLTATRYHSLIAERASLPECLEITAWLDDGTIMGLRHRDHPHIEGVQFHPESVLTQNGHALLANFLRQASLHPSNQRQASR